A single Acidaminococcus sp. DNA region contains:
- the tpiA gene encoding triose-phosphate isomerase produces MEKKTLKDIDVSGKKVLVRVDYNVPMNEAGEITDTTRVEASLPTLRYLLDHGAALILMAHLGRPKGKVVAKYSLKPVAKCLSGFLGKDVKFANDCIGEEAKKAAADLKPGEVLMLENLRFHPEEEKNDPKFAQELAELAEVYVNDGFGVSHRAHASVEGVTHFLPAVAGFLLEKEIAYLGNAVDNPARPFAAIVGGAKVADKIAVIKSLIEKADVILIGGGMANTFLAAQGYDMGKSLVEKESIEVAKDLIDMAKNHGTKMLLPVDLEMASAFAADAKHEPEDLDHLNPEYMALDIGPKTTKLYADTLAGMKTVVWNGPMGVFEMAPFAAGTRGVAEAMANCGGVTIVGGGDSAAAVKQMGLGDKMSHVSTGGGASLEYLEGKVLPGVAALDDLRDPMVAGNWKCNKTVDEAMELAHELMHRTETARCEVVLFPPFTALESVAALVDGVLEYGAQDLFYEDKGAYTGAVSGPMIAEIGSQYVIVGHSERRQYFGDTNEIVVKKIAAAYRNNLDPVLCVGENADEHDAGKQEDVILSELNPVLDSITKEQACHLVVAYEPIWAIGSGHTASVEDAVKAADVIRKAVEDHFDHDTSRRVRVLYGGSVKPENAHSFHVEGVDGVLVGGASLNAESFAEIANTF; encoded by the coding sequence ATGGAGAAGAAAACGTTAAAGGATATTGACGTATCCGGTAAAAAAGTATTGGTTCGCGTTGACTATAACGTCCCCATGAACGAAGCGGGAGAGATTACTGACACGACTCGTGTCGAGGCGTCTCTCCCGACGCTTCGTTATCTGCTTGATCACGGCGCTGCCCTGATTCTGATGGCTCATCTGGGCCGTCCGAAAGGGAAGGTTGTGGCTAAGTACTCCCTGAAGCCGGTGGCTAAATGCCTGTCCGGTTTCCTGGGTAAGGACGTTAAATTTGCTAATGACTGCATCGGTGAAGAAGCCAAGAAGGCTGCTGCCGACCTGAAGCCGGGCGAAGTACTGATGCTCGAAAACCTTCGCTTCCATCCGGAAGAAGAAAAGAACGACCCGAAGTTCGCACAGGAACTGGCTGAACTCGCTGAAGTCTACGTCAACGACGGTTTCGGTGTATCCCACCGCGCCCACGCTTCCGTAGAAGGCGTAACCCATTTCCTGCCGGCTGTGGCTGGTTTCCTGCTGGAAAAGGAAATTGCTTACCTGGGCAATGCCGTAGATAATCCGGCTCGTCCGTTTGCTGCCATTGTCGGCGGTGCCAAGGTAGCTGATAAGATTGCTGTTATCAAGAGCCTTATCGAAAAGGCTGACGTCATTCTGATCGGCGGCGGTATGGCTAACACGTTCCTCGCTGCTCAGGGCTACGACATGGGTAAGTCCCTGGTAGAAAAGGAAAGCATTGAAGTCGCTAAGGATCTCATTGACATGGCGAAGAACCATGGCACGAAGATGCTCCTGCCGGTTGACCTGGAAATGGCTTCCGCTTTTGCTGCAGATGCCAAGCATGAACCGGAAGACCTGGATCATCTGAATCCTGAATACATGGCCCTCGATATCGGCCCGAAGACGACGAAACTGTATGCTGACACGCTTGCCGGCATGAAGACTGTAGTCTGGAACGGCCCGATGGGCGTATTTGAAATGGCTCCGTTTGCTGCCGGTACGCGCGGCGTAGCTGAAGCTATGGCGAACTGCGGCGGTGTGACTATCGTCGGCGGCGGCGACAGCGCGGCTGCTGTTAAGCAAATGGGTCTTGGCGACAAGATGAGTCATGTTTCCACGGGCGGCGGTGCCTCCCTGGAATATCTGGAAGGGAAAGTCCTGCCCGGCGTGGCCGCATTGGACGACCTTCGGGACCCTATGGTGGCCGGCAACTGGAAATGCAACAAGACCGTTGACGAGGCGATGGAACTGGCGCATGAATTAATGCACAGAACCGAAACGGCTCGTTGTGAAGTGGTCCTTTTCCCGCCTTTCACGGCGCTGGAATCGGTTGCTGCTCTGGTTGACGGCGTTCTCGAATATGGTGCCCAGGATTTGTTCTACGAAGATAAAGGTGCGTACACGGGTGCTGTTTCCGGCCCGATGATTGCCGAAATCGGCTCTCAGTACGTCATTGTTGGTCATTCCGAAAGACGGCAGTACTTCGGCGACACGAATGAAATCGTTGTCAAGAAGATTGCTGCGGCATATCGGAACAATCTTGATCCGGTACTGTGCGTTGGTGAAAATGCCGATGAACATGATGCCGGTAAGCAGGAAGACGTGATTCTTTCCGAACTGAACCCTGTACTGGATTCTATTACGAAAGAACAGGCTTGCCATCTCGTAGTTGCCTATGAACCGATCTGGGCTATCGGCTCCGGTCATACGGCTTCTGTCGAAGATGCCGTGAAGGCAGCTGACGTCATTCGTAAAGCAGTGGAAGACCATTTTGATCATGATACTTCCCGCAGAGTCCGTGTACTCTACGGCGGCAGCGTCAAGCCGGAAAATGCTCATTCCTTCCACGTAGAAGGAGTAGACGGCGTGCTCGTCGGCGGTGCCAGCCTGAATGCGGAAAGCTTCGCTGAAATTGCCAATACGTTTTGA
- the eno gene encoding phosphopyruvate hydratase, translated as MSLIDEVYAREILDSRGNPTVEVEVVLDNGIIGRAAVPSGASTGVHEAVELRDGDKSRYNGKGVQKAVDNVNDVIADALIGLDPTRQVEIDKELIRLDGTENKGKLGANAILGVSLAVAKAAAQDCGLPLYQYLGGTNAKELPVPMMNILNGGAHADNNVDIQEFMVMPVGADSFAEALRMNAEIYHALKNVLKGKGLATAVGDEGGFAPNLESNEEALQVIVEAIEKAGYKPGNQVRLAIDTAASGLYEDGKYVLKGEGVSKTAAEMVDWYASLCEKYPIISIEDGLAEDDWDGWKLLTEKLGKKIQIVGDDLFVTNVQRLAKGISLGVANAILIKLNQIGTLTETLSAIEMAKRAGYTAIVSHRSGETEDTTIADVVVGTNAGQIKSGAPCRTDRVAKYNQLLRIEEDLGNASEYNGMKVFYNIK; from the coding sequence ATGTCATTGATTGATGAAGTCTATGCAAGAGAGATTCTGGATTCCCGCGGCAATCCTACCGTGGAAGTGGAAGTTGTGCTGGATAACGGTATTATCGGCCGTGCAGCTGTTCCTTCCGGTGCTTCCACCGGTGTCCATGAAGCCGTTGAATTAAGAGACGGTGACAAGAGCCGCTACAACGGCAAAGGCGTACAGAAGGCTGTTGACAATGTCAATGATGTCATTGCCGACGCTCTCATTGGCCTTGACCCGACCCGCCAGGTAGAAATCGATAAGGAACTGATCCGTCTCGATGGTACGGAAAACAAGGGTAAACTGGGTGCTAACGCTATCCTGGGTGTTTCCCTTGCTGTAGCAAAAGCAGCTGCTCAAGACTGCGGTCTGCCCCTGTATCAATATCTGGGCGGCACCAATGCCAAGGAACTGCCGGTACCGATGATGAACATCCTGAACGGCGGTGCTCACGCAGATAACAACGTGGACATCCAGGAATTCATGGTTATGCCGGTTGGCGCTGACAGCTTTGCTGAAGCACTGCGCATGAACGCTGAAATTTATCATGCTCTGAAGAACGTACTGAAGGGCAAAGGCCTTGCTACGGCTGTAGGCGATGAAGGCGGTTTCGCACCGAACCTTGAATCCAACGAAGAAGCCCTGCAGGTCATTGTAGAAGCTATTGAAAAAGCCGGCTACAAACCGGGCAATCAAGTGAGACTGGCTATCGATACGGCTGCCAGCGGCCTGTATGAAGACGGTAAGTATGTCCTCAAAGGCGAAGGCGTATCCAAGACAGCTGCTGAAATGGTTGACTGGTATGCTTCTCTCTGCGAAAAGTATCCTATCATTTCCATTGAAGATGGTCTGGCAGAAGACGACTGGGATGGCTGGAAGCTGCTCACCGAAAAACTCGGCAAGAAGATCCAGATCGTCGGCGATGACCTGTTCGTAACGAACGTACAGCGTCTGGCCAAGGGTATTTCCCTCGGTGTTGCCAATGCTATTCTGATTAAACTGAATCAAATCGGTACGCTGACTGAAACTCTGTCCGCTATCGAAATGGCTAAACGTGCCGGCTATACCGCTATTGTTTCTCACAGAAGCGGCGAAACCGAAGACACGACCATTGCTGACGTCGTTGTCGGAACGAACGCCGGTCAAATCAAATCCGGTGCTCCGTGCCGTACGGACCGCGTGGCTAAGTATAACCAGCTCCTCCGCATTGAAGAAGACCTGGGCAACGCCAGCGAATACAACGGCATGAAAGTGTTCTATAACATTAAATAA
- the gap gene encoding type I glyceraldehyde-3-phosphate dehydrogenase: MVKIGINGFGRIGRCALRIAVKNPEVEVVAVNARSGIDTYAHLLKYDSIHGTFDEDISVDGDIMKIGNRSVKFTRFNEPKDIPWGELGVDVVLETTGKFKNREQVQPHLDNGAKKVLIAAPAKGEDITIVLGVNQDKYDPKKHNIISNASCTTNCLAPFTKVLMDNFGIESGLMTTVHSYTNDQKILDASHKDLRRARAGACSIIPTTTGAAKATALVLPELKGKLNGISIRVPTPDVSLTDLVVNLKKDTTKEEINEAMKVASETTMKGILGYNELPLVSIDYKGCPLSSIVDGLSTMMIGPRTAKVISWYDNEWGYSNRLVELAVYVASKGL, translated from the coding sequence ATGGTAAAGATTGGTATTAACGGTTTTGGTCGGATTGGTCGCTGCGCTCTGCGTATCGCTGTCAAGAATCCGGAAGTCGAAGTCGTCGCTGTCAACGCTCGTTCCGGAATTGACACTTATGCTCATCTGCTGAAATACGACTCCATCCATGGTACTTTTGATGAAGATATTTCCGTAGACGGCGATATCATGAAGATTGGCAACCGTTCCGTCAAATTTACCCGTTTCAACGAACCGAAAGATATTCCCTGGGGCGAACTGGGTGTTGACGTTGTTCTGGAAACGACTGGTAAGTTCAAGAATCGTGAACAAGTTCAGCCGCATCTGGATAACGGTGCCAAGAAAGTCCTGATTGCTGCTCCTGCTAAGGGTGAAGATATCACCATCGTTCTGGGCGTTAACCAGGATAAATATGATCCGAAGAAACACAACATTATTTCCAACGCTTCCTGCACGACCAACTGCCTGGCTCCGTTCACGAAGGTCCTGATGGACAACTTCGGTATTGAAAGCGGCCTGATGACCACGGTTCACTCCTATACCAACGACCAGAAGATTCTGGATGCTTCTCACAAGGATCTGAGGCGTGCTCGTGCCGGCGCTTGCTCCATCATTCCGACCACGACCGGTGCTGCTAAGGCTACCGCTCTGGTACTGCCGGAACTGAAGGGCAAACTGAATGGTATCTCCATCCGTGTCCCGACCCCTGATGTTTCCCTGACCGACCTCGTTGTCAACCTGAAGAAAGACACCACGAAGGAAGAAATCAACGAAGCCATGAAGGTTGCTTCCGAAACCACCATGAAGGGTATCCTGGGCTACAATGAACTGCCGCTGGTTTCCATTGACTACAAGGGCTGCCCGCTGAGCTCCATTGTTGATGGTCTGTCCACCATGATGATTGGTCCTCGTACTGCTAAGGTTATTTCCTGGTATGATAACGAATGGGGCTATTCCAACCGCCTCGTTGAACTGGCTGTTTATGTAGCCAGCAAAGGCTTATAA
- a CDS encoding MFS transporter yields the protein MEPFERRADAKLYLSILATGILAFIGIVIETSMNVIFPTLMKQFSISTSLVQWITTGYLLVLSVIIPTSSYLKRRFPLKRLFVCGNLIFLTGTLLGAFAPNFPILLLGRLLQGAGTGVSLPLMFNIVLEQAPLEHIGFIMGAAMLVCALAPAIGPSFGGFVVMHWGWHMIFFILLPFIVLSFLAGTYAIRQSCEYGPRPFDFKGLVLLAIGFTTFILGCSETASIVDNPLPCIVLFIAAIIFLGLFNRHVESYLKNGKEPLINLRPLHSPSFVLSMASLAIVMIICLGTGFALPNFGQIYLKESAFVSGCILLPGCFIGAVITPVCGRLYDSMGPKKPLLAGSFCILLACVIYQIVFRAPAVWPLALTYIFFTTGQSLSVGNTLTFGISHLSPELQADGNAIATTTQQLSGAVGTAISAAVVAIFQHGATDFAQATFDGTEADFIIFLVLAVVHNVTIRMALKKAGAAPAAQK from the coding sequence ATGGAACCATTTGAGCGCCGGGCCGATGCGAAACTTTATCTTTCCATTCTGGCAACCGGTATTCTTGCCTTTATCGGCATTGTCATTGAAACGTCTATGAACGTAATCTTCCCTACCCTGATGAAGCAGTTCTCCATCAGTACGTCCCTCGTACAGTGGATTACCACAGGGTATCTGCTGGTGCTTTCTGTTATCATTCCGACGTCCAGCTATCTCAAACGCCGCTTCCCGCTGAAACGTCTTTTCGTCTGCGGCAACCTCATTTTCCTGACCGGCACGCTGCTCGGTGCCTTTGCTCCGAACTTTCCGATTCTGCTTCTGGGCCGTTTGCTGCAGGGAGCGGGTACCGGTGTATCCCTGCCGCTGATGTTCAACATCGTACTGGAACAGGCTCCGCTTGAACACATCGGTTTCATCATGGGTGCCGCTATGCTGGTTTGTGCCCTGGCTCCTGCCATCGGGCCTTCCTTTGGCGGATTCGTCGTCATGCACTGGGGCTGGCATATGATTTTCTTCATTCTGCTTCCCTTTATTGTATTATCTTTTCTGGCAGGCACGTATGCCATTCGTCAATCCTGCGAATACGGGCCTCGTCCCTTTGATTTCAAAGGCCTTGTGCTTCTGGCCATCGGCTTTACGACGTTCATTCTCGGCTGCAGTGAAACAGCGTCCATCGTCGATAACCCACTGCCCTGCATCGTACTCTTTATCGCTGCCATTATCTTTCTGGGACTCTTCAACCGTCACGTGGAGTCTTATTTGAAGAACGGTAAAGAACCGCTGATTAACCTGCGTCCTCTCCATTCTCCTTCCTTCGTGCTGAGCATGGCATCCCTTGCCATCGTCATGATTATCTGTCTCGGCACCGGCTTTGCGCTGCCGAACTTTGGACAGATCTATTTAAAAGAATCCGCTTTTGTTTCTGGCTGCATCCTTCTTCCCGGCTGCTTTATCGGCGCTGTCATTACGCCGGTCTGCGGACGCCTGTATGATTCCATGGGCCCGAAAAAGCCGCTGCTCGCCGGCAGCTTCTGTATCTTACTTGCCTGCGTAATTTATCAAATTGTCTTCCGCGCACCTGCCGTATGGCCCCTTGCCCTCACGTATATTTTCTTTACGACCGGGCAGTCCCTGTCTGTCGGCAATACCCTGACCTTTGGCATCAGCCATCTGAGCCCGGAACTCCAGGCAGACGGCAACGCCATTGCCACGACAACTCAGCAGCTCTCCGGAGCAGTAGGAACGGCCATCAGTGCCGCTGTCGTTGCTATCTTCCAGCATGGTGCCACTGATTTTGCACAAGCGACCTTTGACGGTACGGAAGCAGATTTTATTATCTTCCTGGTGCTGGCGGTTGTGCATAATGTGACGATTAGAATGGCACTGAAGAAGGCGGGAGCTGCGCCTGCGGCGCAGAAATAA
- a CDS encoding MarR family transcriptional regulator yields the protein MDAVLVGQFLLACDTARHMRSRMPKLPKGILPRQVHIIEAIHVLKEHQDTVRVGDVAHFMHGTAPSITKLLADLCARGYVEKQQQPDDHRIFTVRLTESGEKFYDFYCHQMYHWLADRMQDLDSAKVEIAIDVIRRFAREIGATAKEFPKEASQNGTI from the coding sequence ATGGATGCAGTTCTTGTCGGGCAATTTCTGCTGGCCTGCGATACGGCGCGGCATATGCGTTCGCGCATGCCCAAACTGCCGAAGGGAATTCTTCCGAGACAGGTTCATATTATTGAAGCCATCCATGTTCTGAAGGAACATCAGGACACTGTCCGAGTCGGCGACGTAGCTCACTTTATGCACGGCACCGCCCCGAGCATTACCAAATTACTGGCTGATCTTTGTGCCAGAGGCTATGTTGAAAAGCAGCAGCAGCCCGACGATCACCGGATTTTTACGGTACGGCTCACGGAGTCAGGAGAGAAGTTCTATGACTTCTACTGCCACCAGATGTATCACTGGCTGGCCGACCGCATGCAGGATCTCGACAGCGCCAAAGTTGAAATCGCTATCGATGTGATTCGTCGTTTTGCCCGTGAAATCGGAGCTACCGCTAAAGAATTTCCAAAGGAGGCTTCTCAAAATGGAACCATTTGA
- the gpmI gene encoding 2,3-bisphosphoglycerate-independent phosphoglycerate mutase, producing MSKKPVMLMILDGWGIAPPGPGNAAVLAKTPHLDSYFAKFPHNELRASGEAVGLPDGQMGNSEVGHMTIGSGRIIYQSLTRISRAIKDGSLFENPVLKEAMQLACQEGHALHFMGLLSDGGVHSHIDHLIGLLEMAKKEGVKNVYLHMFLDGRDTPPKSAGPYIEQIEKECRRIGVGKIADVSGRYYAMDRDKRWDRIKKAYDTMTGHGSVTAPSALEGLENAYKSGQTDEFVVPFAVDGVPGAVKAGDSLICFNFRPDRAREITSAFADPKFANFERYAEAQPVHVVCMTQYEATLPAPVAFGPEDVKDTLAEVVSRKGLHQLHIAETEKYAHVTFFFNGGREQPHEGEDRILVPSPKVATYDLQPEMSAYIVTEKLQEALSKGIYDLVILNFANPDMVGHTGVLEAAIKAMEAVDTCAGKIVDQVLAMGGAVCITADHGNLEEMIDVKTGEPMTAHTTNPVPFLVAGAEEGATVRSGGLSDIAPTLLDLMGLPKPEAMTGSSLINRK from the coding sequence ATGTCTAAAAAACCTGTAATGTTGATGATCCTCGACGGGTGGGGCATTGCCCCTCCCGGTCCGGGGAATGCGGCAGTCCTTGCCAAGACGCCCCATCTGGACAGCTACTTTGCCAAATTCCCGCACAATGAGCTGCGGGCAAGCGGTGAAGCCGTTGGTCTTCCGGACGGGCAGATGGGCAACTCCGAAGTTGGTCATATGACGATTGGCTCCGGCCGCATTATTTACCAAAGTCTGACTCGTATTTCCCGGGCTATCAAAGACGGTTCCCTTTTTGAGAATCCTGTGCTCAAGGAAGCGATGCAGCTGGCCTGCCAAGAGGGTCATGCCCTGCATTTCATGGGACTATTGAGTGACGGCGGCGTGCACAGCCACATCGATCACCTGATTGGCCTTCTGGAAATGGCGAAAAAGGAAGGCGTCAAGAACGTCTATCTGCATATGTTCCTTGACGGCCGTGATACGCCTCCGAAGAGTGCCGGTCCGTACATTGAGCAGATTGAAAAAGAATGCCGCCGTATCGGCGTCGGAAAGATTGCCGATGTGTCCGGCCGCTATTATGCGATGGACCGCGATAAGCGCTGGGACCGCATCAAGAAGGCCTATGATACGATGACGGGCCATGGCAGTGTGACCGCGCCTTCTGCTTTGGAAGGCCTGGAGAATGCCTATAAGTCGGGACAAACCGATGAGTTTGTGGTGCCTTTTGCCGTAGACGGTGTCCCTGGTGCCGTAAAGGCCGGGGATAGTTTGATCTGCTTCAACTTCCGTCCAGACCGGGCTCGTGAAATTACGTCGGCCTTTGCCGATCCTAAGTTTGCGAACTTTGAACGGTATGCGGAAGCTCAGCCCGTACATGTGGTCTGCATGACCCAGTATGAAGCCACGCTTCCGGCTCCGGTTGCCTTTGGTCCGGAAGATGTGAAGGATACGCTGGCAGAAGTCGTTTCCCGTAAAGGTCTCCATCAGCTCCATATTGCGGAAACCGAAAAATATGCACATGTGACGTTCTTCTTTAACGGCGGCCGGGAACAGCCCCATGAAGGCGAAGACCGGATTCTGGTACCGTCTCCGAAGGTGGCGACGTATGACCTGCAGCCCGAGATGAGCGCGTACATCGTGACGGAAAAGCTTCAGGAAGCACTGAGTAAAGGTATTTATGACCTGGTCATCCTGAACTTTGCAAACCCGGATATGGTAGGCCATACGGGTGTCCTCGAGGCAGCTATCAAAGCGATGGAGGCTGTCGATACCTGTGCCGGTAAGATTGTCGACCAGGTACTCGCCATGGGCGGCGCGGTCTGCATTACGGCAGATCACGGCAACCTGGAGGAAATGATTGACGTTAAAACGGGCGAACCTATGACGGCGCATACGACGAATCCGGTACCGTTCCTGGTGGCCGGTGCCGAAGAAGGCGCTACGGTCCGCAGCGGCGGTTTGTCCGATATTGCTCCGACCCTGCTTGATTTGATGGGTCTTCCCAAACCTGAAGCCATGACTGGCAGCAGTCTGATTAATAGAAAGTGA
- a CDS encoding LytTR family transcriptional regulator DNA-binding domain-containing protein yields the protein MFHVAVLDKKRTTNTALIDQLHSLHHLPQRVIPHSFCHEEDLLDSYYYGNRYHALIVQETQTVLEDLRLEESIRRYDQDVPIVLINPFEELSVEGYRIPLFRYYRETPDSQELYDLLVDLINEEENHVPNTFIFNNGQGYHRLDICEIRYFHAEENRVLIYTSKTVYKFRESIRRLEEALERCDFCRIHRGYLVNVDYIRTITGSTVILKDGDELPLSKKHGTQIREKLKSMMGLQRGR from the coding sequence ATGTTCCATGTAGCCGTCTTAGACAAGAAACGGACCACAAATACCGCCCTTATCGATCAACTTCATTCTCTGCATCATCTACCACAGCGAGTCATCCCCCACTCCTTTTGCCACGAGGAAGACTTACTAGACAGCTACTATTACGGGAACCGATATCATGCTTTAATCGTACAGGAAACTCAGACTGTATTGGAAGACCTGAGGTTAGAAGAGAGTATCCGCCGCTATGACCAGGATGTCCCCATCGTCCTGATCAACCCTTTCGAAGAATTATCCGTGGAAGGGTACCGCATCCCGCTTTTCCGGTATTATCGGGAAACGCCGGACAGTCAGGAACTCTATGACTTACTCGTCGACTTGATTAATGAAGAAGAAAATCATGTTCCCAATACGTTTATCTTCAATAATGGACAGGGCTATCACCGCCTGGATATCTGTGAGATTCGTTATTTCCATGCGGAGGAAAACCGCGTCCTCATCTATACGAGCAAAACAGTCTATAAATTCCGCGAGTCCATCCGGCGCCTGGAAGAAGCACTGGAGAGATGTGATTTCTGCAGGATACATCGAGGATATCTGGTAAATGTTGATTACATACGGACGATTACGGGATCTACCGTCATCCTGAAAGATGGCGATGAACTGCCGCTGAGCAAGAAGCATGGCACGCAGATCAGGGAGAAACTGAAAAGTATGATGGGACTGCAGAGGGGCCGCTGA
- a CDS encoding IS110 family transposase: MIYVGIDVSKDKHDCCILDPEHKSRYKQFTITNDWEGFDFLLKQICSYKQPAENIKVGLEATGPYSENITRFLLNNGLPTYVFNPMLTDQYKKSHSLRKTKTDRIDAHFIACMFMSDLDLKPYVPKEYHNERLMSLTRSRFRMVQARTKIKQDVDRLVVLNFPELGKYMNLNSATAHAIFMEYPTPEELANANLKHLKNIIHKASRGSLNEDLAEQIRDEAKKSIGKHNNLGNEHELRANIRILEDYDEEIRKIEAEEKELLSEHPEPLLTIPGIGAVTGAAILAEVGDFSRFSSPDKVLAYAGLAPSRNQSGRRSGIGRSAHMEKRGSRYLRFALFNAAIFVCRYEPAYKEYLAKKLNEGKHYYIAISHAVKKLVRLIYALQTTGNTYKTSAQLMLQKQINTSSDSQKFALDI; this comes from the coding sequence ATGATCTACGTTGGAATTGATGTGTCCAAAGACAAACATGACTGCTGCATCCTTGACCCAGAGCATAAGTCCAGGTACAAGCAATTTACTATTACCAATGATTGGGAGGGCTTTGACTTTCTGCTGAAGCAGATATGCTCTTACAAACAACCGGCAGAAAACATAAAAGTAGGGCTTGAAGCCACCGGACCTTACAGCGAGAATATCACCAGATTCCTGCTGAATAACGGGCTACCAACTTATGTCTTCAATCCCATGTTGACAGATCAATACAAAAAGAGTCATAGCCTTCGCAAAACTAAAACCGATCGCATTGATGCTCATTTCATAGCCTGTATGTTCATGTCCGATTTGGATCTCAAACCCTACGTTCCTAAAGAATACCACAATGAACGTCTCATGTCACTTACCAGATCTCGGTTCAGAATGGTTCAGGCAAGAACAAAGATTAAACAAGACGTGGATCGGCTTGTGGTTCTCAACTTCCCTGAACTAGGAAAATATATGAACCTGAATTCTGCTACTGCTCACGCTATATTCATGGAATATCCTACTCCCGAGGAGCTGGCAAACGCCAACTTGAAACACTTGAAAAACATTATTCACAAGGCATCCAGAGGCAGCTTAAATGAGGATTTGGCTGAACAAATTCGTGACGAAGCAAAAAAATCTATCGGTAAACACAACAATCTGGGCAATGAACATGAATTGCGGGCGAACATCCGGATTCTTGAGGACTATGATGAAGAAATTCGCAAAATCGAGGCTGAGGAAAAGGAGCTGCTGAGCGAGCATCCGGAACCTTTGCTTACAATTCCTGGGATTGGTGCCGTCACAGGAGCTGCAATTTTAGCGGAAGTCGGGGATTTTTCCAGGTTCTCTTCTCCCGACAAAGTTCTAGCCTATGCCGGGCTTGCACCGTCCAGGAACCAGTCAGGACGTCGAAGTGGGATAGGTCGAAGCGCCCACATGGAGAAAAGAGGGTCACGTTATCTACGATTTGCGCTCTTTAACGCAGCGATATTCGTCTGCCGGTACGAACCAGCCTACAAGGAATATTTAGCTAAGAAACTAAACGAAGGCAAGCATTACTACATAGCAATCTCTCATGCAGTTAAAAAATTGGTACGGTTAATTTATGCACTTCAGACAACAGGAAATACATACAAAACATCTGCTCAATTAATGCTTCAAAAGCAGATAAACACTAGCTCCGATTCACAGAAATTTGCACTTGACATATGA
- a CDS encoding HTH domain-containing protein, whose amino-acid sequence MVQLLIERYSVLLQIRNDQPIGRRTLAKKLGLSERVVRSHVDFLKEAGLLSFGLTGMTLTDEGDSLLQELRAYVNRLQKLSSLESILKDQLKLKKVVVIPGDADENKVVRQEIGRTAARILLGLISNKEKHIVAVTGGSTVAAMAETIYGSQPNCVIVPARGGLGDKIELQANTIATVLARRLKAKYLQLYVPDSVSEDVLSQILDEDPTVSDVIDTIKGADILVHGMGQALVMARKRGVPEAVSKKLETEGAVGEALGQYFRLDGKVVYSTDSLGLMITDLERIQTVIGIAGGHSKGKAMLSVLRSGQDDILVTDEAAAREIIYWLNSK is encoded by the coding sequence ATGGTTCAGCTGCTGATTGAGCGGTACAGCGTCTTGCTGCAGATCCGCAACGACCAGCCTATTGGCCGCCGGACCCTGGCAAAGAAGCTGGGACTTTCCGAGCGCGTCGTCCGTTCCCATGTGGATTTCCTCAAAGAGGCGGGACTTCTTAGTTTTGGCCTCACGGGCATGACCCTTACGGACGAAGGCGACAGCCTGCTCCAGGAGCTGCGTGCCTATGTGAACCGTCTGCAAAAATTGTCTTCCCTCGAAAGTATCCTGAAGGATCAACTCAAACTGAAGAAGGTGGTAGTCATTCCCGGCGACGCGGATGAAAACAAGGTTGTACGGCAGGAAATCGGCCGTACGGCCGCGCGGATTCTGCTGGGACTCATCAGCAACAAGGAAAAGCACATTGTCGCCGTAACCGGCGGCTCCACAGTGGCAGCGATGGCTGAAACGATTTATGGAAGCCAGCCCAACTGCGTGATTGTTCCCGCACGGGGTGGTCTGGGTGACAAAATCGAACTGCAGGCCAACACGATTGCCACCGTATTGGCAAGGCGGCTCAAGGCCAAGTATTTACAGCTTTATGTGCCGGACAGTGTGAGTGAAGATGTTCTTTCCCAGATCCTCGATGAGGATCCGACGGTAAGTGATGTCATTGACACCATCAAAGGGGCCGACATCCTGGTCCATGGGATGGGACAAGCGCTCGTCATGGCGCGTAAACGCGGTGTTCCCGAAGCCGTCAGCAAGAAGCTGGAAACGGAAGGTGCCGTAGGGGAAGCCCTGGGACAGTACTTCCGGCTGGACGGCAAAGTCGTCTACAGCACAGATTCCCTGGGTCTTATGATTACAGACCTGGAGAGGATTCAAACGGTCATCGGCATTGCCGGTGGTCATTCGAAGGGCAAAGCTATGCTGTCCGTCCTGAGAAGCGGTCAGGATGATATCCTGGTCACGGATGAGGCGGCTGCCCGTGAAATTATTTATTGGCTGAACAGCAAATAA